A single genomic interval of Dromiciops gliroides isolate mDroGli1 chromosome 1, mDroGli1.pri, whole genome shotgun sequence harbors:
- the GRIFIN gene encoding grifin produces the protein MPVQFEAFCSGGLVPGWSLVVQGQSNSKDDEFEINFFSESGDIAFHFKPRFSNGTLVCNSFQGSHWGEEETYNVFPLELKEPFEIEIFSDSEYFHVFIQENKVAQYEHRQKPLASISKVQVLNDLRLPLVELSKKRLYLGDGRL, from the exons ATGCCTGTGCAG TTTGAAGCCTTTTGCTCAGGAGGCCTGGTCCCAGGCTGGAGTCTGGTTGTCCAGGGTCAGTCCAACTCCAAAGATGATGA GTTTGAAATCAACTTCTTCTCTGAGTCAGGTGACATCGCTTTCCACTTCAAACCTCGATTCTCCAATGGCACCTTGGTCTGCAACTCCTTCCAGGGCAGTCACTGGGGTGAAGAGGAAACTTACAATGTCTTCCCTCTGGAGCTAAAGGAGCCATTTGAG ATTGAAATCTTTTCAGATTCGGAGTATTTCCATGTCTTCATCCAAGAGAACAAGGTGGCCCAGTATGAGCACCGTCAGAAACCTCTGGCCTCCATCTCCAAAGTGCAAGTGCTGAACGACCTCAGACTGCCGCTGGTGGAGCTCTCCAAGAAGCGCCTTTATCTGGG AGATGGGAGGCTCTAA